GGCAACATGATCCCAATGACCGGGTGGGGGAGGTTCCCTGCGCTGGGAGTCAGGAGCCTGCacctgacttgctgtgtgacctcactgggcttcagtttcctgttGGTACCTGGAGATGGTTGGGGTCTGATGCTCTGGTTCCTCCCCAGGTGAAGGCCTTCGTCACCCAGGACATCCCACTCTAGTATCCTCCTTCTgttctgggggagggagaaaggagaaggtaTCTACAAGAATCTCCTTCCACTTAACTTCACAGATAGGGACGACAAATGGTCTTCAACTGACAAGTGGGATTGATTGATAGTGGCTGCCCAGCGAATTCTGAGGCGGTCTTGGATTGGCAAGAGAAGTTGACTAGTGATGACTGTCACAGACACCAGCACAGAGAGGAGGCCCCCTTACTTCTTCGAACCCTAATTTCCTCACGTGTAAATGGGTATCCCTGCCCTGCTTGGGCAGACGAGGTAGTGTTCACATCGACAAGTCCCCGGGAGACCCCACCTGCCTCCGCCCACCACTACCCACCTTAACACCATCTCCAGCCACAACCTGGTAATGAAACACCTCCCGGGGGCCGACCCGGAGCTCGTGCTACTGGGCCAGCGCTTTGAGGAACTGGAGGTGAGGCCTGGGGAGGTGGACAGGGGGGAGGCGGGGCGAGAGGCGGGGCCCAGCGCGCTGACCCCGCCCCTCTTCTGCTTCAGCGAATCCCACTCAGCGACATGACCCGCGAGGAGATCAACGCGCTGGTGCAGGAGCTCGGCTTCTACCGCAAGGCGTCGCCCGACGAGCCTGTGCCCCCAGAGTACCTGCGGGCGCCCGCTAGGCCCGCCGAAGGCGCTCCTGACCGCGCTGACCTGTAGGTCTGGGGAGGCGGCACCACCCTGCCTGAGCCCTGGGGACAGAATGAAGCGCTCAGCGGCCCGGGAGCACCACCCTCGCTGAGGGCCGACGCCCAGTCCCCGAGCCAGCAGGGATGGAGTTGGGGGGTCCCTCCTaaccctctttcttccctccccagctccactAAATCCCCTTCCGCCTTCAGTGAGACTCGACTCCTTCTTTGCTGCGGGCGGGTGAGGAATAAGAGCTCCCCGAATACCCATGGGAGACCCTGCATCCCCAGCTGCCTGGCTGCCAGAGTGGGGACGTGGGCACACCTTGCCCAGCTGCCCTCCATTCAGCCCCCCcaagggaagcagagaggaatCAGGGTCGTTGAAAACCAA
Above is a genomic segment from Balaenoptera musculus isolate JJ_BM4_2016_0621 chromosome 14, mBalMus1.pri.v3, whole genome shotgun sequence containing:
- the SELENOM gene encoding selenoprotein M, with the translated sequence MRLPLLSPPLLLLLAAVAAATTTFRPDWNRLHGLARGRVETCGGUQLNRLKEVKAFVTQDIPLYHNLVMKHLPGADPELVLLGQRFEELERIPLSDMTREEINALVQELGFYRKASPDEPVPPEYLRAPARPAEGAPDRADL